Genomic DNA from Fimbriimonas ginsengisoli Gsoil 348:
GCGTCACGCGTCAACAGCCCGCCCAGGTAGCCGATCCCGACCGAGTCGGGGCTCCGCCGGTTATCGCCGCCGTACACGAAGATGTGCAGCGCCGAGAGCTCGCTCACCATCTGCGCCAGCAGGTTGCTCAGCTCACTCCGGTCCCGCACCCGGTCCACGAGCGGCTCGTACTGCTTCCGCACCCGGTTCCAATCCACGGAGTGCATGTTTCGGTCATAGAAGTAGTCCCGCTCGAGACGCCACGCCTCCGCGAACATCTGCCGCCACTCCTCCCGTGGCTGGACTGCGAAGTTCCATCCCGAAAGGTCGACCGGCTTGTCCATCGCCGCCACCGGCGCCGAAGCTGGCATTGGAAAGAGTTTCCCGTCCTTGAAGACCACGAGCTTCTTCCCATCTTGCGAAAGTTGGTAGCCGCCGATGCTGGGGACGAGCACCTTCGGCGTTACGTCCCGATCCTTGATATCGACCACAACCAGGTTGCGCGGTCCCGAAAGGGAAGCGTCTTGGACGATCAGCCGCTCGGCGGTCGCGCTCAGCAAGTTGTAGTTGCTTGCCGGAACCGGCACCTCCCACAGCCGCCCCTGAATTCCGTCGAGGTCGATCTCGACGTTGACGGGACCCGTCTTCGCGGGCGCGGCGGGAACCGGCGTCAGCTCGTCCGGCGCCTCGAACGGAGAACGCAGCCCCTTCACCAGGCTAAGCGCGTAGATCTTGGTTTGCCGGTCGAAGAACGGCTCCGGCTGCCGCGTCCCCCACGGGGAACCTACCAGCGACCGGAAGGTGCGGTCCGACAGGAAGTAAAGCCATTTGCCGTCCGCCGACCAAGCCGGACTGGTGCTATCCGCCCGATCCGTGGTGACCGTCGTCGATTTGCCCGTGGCGACCGCCAGAAGGTTGATCCGAGAGAACGTGGACGACGGCATGACATATGCCAGCCACTTCGAATCGGGCGACCAAGCGAAGTCGCTGATGGTGTCATCCAGACTCGAAGCCACCTTCGTCGAGACCTTGGTGGCGAGGTCCACGATCCAAAGCTCTAAGTCCTTGTTGTAGTAGGCAAGACGTTTGCCGTCGGGCGAGATCTTGCCCCCCATGTTCAGCACTTTGGAACCCGTGGTGATTTGCTCCGCGAACCCGACCCCGTTTGCCGGCATCTTCCACCACTCGGTTTCGCCCGATTGGTCGGAGAGCGCATACACCCACTTCCCATCGGCAGAGAACATGCCTCCGCGGTACCGCACCCCCGGCTTGCGTGACACCTCCACGAATCGCCCGGGCTCGACAGGCGCAACGAACACCTGCCCCCGCGCCGTAAGCGCGACCTTGCTCCCGTCGGCGGATACGTCGAGGCCGTTCATGTACGACAGCGGATCTTTCTGCCACCGATCCCTTGTTCCCTCGAAATCGGATTCGAGGGTCACGTCTAGCTTCTTATCCTCTCCGGTCGTCACATCGACCAGATGCAGGTCCGCCCCAAGCTGATAGACCACGCGCCCTTTGTCTATCGAGGCGCTTTGAATGTCCCAATTTTCGTTCTTCGTCACCTGCTTGAGGTCGGTCCCATCCGGAGCCATCGACCACAGGTTCATCGAGCCGTCCCGGTCGGTTAGGAAGTAGATCCGCCCGTTCCACCACATCGGGTCCTTGCTCGTCCCCGCGTAGCTTTTGGTGAGGTTCACCGCCTCCGGCGACCCCTCGGTGTATTTCCAGATCCCCTGCGCGGTGCCCCCCTGGTACCGCTTCGTGTGGCTCCCTTGGAACCGCATCCGCGTAAAGAAGAGCGTCTTGCCGGTCGGGTCGTAGCATCCGTCGCTCGCCTGCGCGAGGGGGACCATCGCCGACTTTCGTGTGGCCGGGTCGATGGTCATCAGCTGCGTGTTCGGAAGGGTGGAGCGGATTCCCGTGGCGACGATCACGCGCCCATCTGGGGTCCACCCCGCCACGTTCATTCCCCCTTCGTAGGTGATCCGCCTTGGCAGCTCGCCGTCGAGCGACATCGTATACGCTTCGGTCGGCCCCTCGTACGTTCCTGTAAACGCCACCGCTTTTCCATCGGGAGAGATCGCCGGATACGAAGCCGGCGCCACGTGTCCGGTCAGCGCGTGCGCGAGTCCGCCGTCGATTCCCACTCGCCAAAGATCTCCCTGCGAAACGAAGACGATGTCGTTCCCCCGAATCGAAGGCTGCATGTAGTACCCGCGGTTCAAAGCGGAACCCTGGGCGGGATGAGCAAGGGAAAGGAGAACAAGAACGTGACAGAAACTCATAGCTTCCAACCGGAAAATCCGGCTTCTACTTTATCGCATGTCCGCCCGAACCGCTCCGATGGTAGCATCGGCACCTTGCCGATGAACCCCCGGAGTGACAGGGTGCTGGCGTGTCGAGGTGTTAAGGCCGAAGGGATGGGCAACGGACCTCTAACGCCAACCCCGCCAGAGGCATCCCGACCGCGGAACGGTCTTTAGAAATTAGCCCCGGGTCAGCAGACCCGGGGAAGAGAGGCCGTCTGAACCGACCCCGGAGCGGGTCGCAGAACCTACCGCCTGTGCCAGACGACCTTGTATAGAAAGCCGAAGGGGCTTCCTAACGCATTCTTGGTCACGAGACGAAACGCACTCGCGCAGGTACGAGCCAACCTGCGGCCACAACGCTTCGCGTTAGGAGGCAGCCGGAAACTGGGTGACGTCACTAACAAGACTAAGCTCTCGTAGTCTGTCAACACGGAGGCCACCCTCGCGGCGACCAAGTTGCGCTTGGCCGTAGGCACGAAATACAGTTGCCCAAGGCGCGACACTCCACATGGAAACCGCCCGCCCCGGTTATAATCGCTGCACGCATGGCAGACATGGCCGAGGTTTGGAAGCAGGCGCTTCCCGTCATCCTAAATCAGGTTTCGGGGCGTGGTGTTTGGGCAGCAT
This window encodes:
- a CDS encoding S41 family peptidase, whose amino-acid sequence is MSFCHVLVLLSLAHPAQGSALNRGYYMQPSIRGNDIVFVSQGDLWRVGIDGGLAHALTGHVAPASYPAISPDGKAVAFTGTYEGPTEAYTMSLDGELPRRITYEGGMNVAGWTPDGRVIVATGIRSTLPNTQLMTIDPATRKSAMVPLAQASDGCYDPTGKTLFFTRMRFQGSHTKRYQGGTAQGIWKYTEGSPEAVNLTKSYAGTSKDPMWWNGRIYFLTDRDGSMNLWSMAPDGTDLKQVTKNENWDIQSASIDKGRVVYQLGADLHLVDVTTGEDKKLDVTLESDFEGTRDRWQKDPLSYMNGLDVSADGSKVALTARGQVFVAPVEPGRFVEVSRKPGVRYRGGMFSADGKWVYALSDQSGETEWWKMPANGVGFAEQITTGSKVLNMGGKISPDGKRLAYYNKDLELWIVDLATKVSTKVASSLDDTISDFAWSPDSKWLAYVMPSSTFSRINLLAVATGKSTTVTTDRADSTSPAWSADGKWLYFLSDRTFRSLVGSPWGTRQPEPFFDRQTKIYALSLVKGLRSPFEAPDELTPVPAAPAKTGPVNVEIDLDGIQGRLWEVPVPASNYNLLSATAERLIVQDASLSGPRNLVVVDIKDRDVTPKVLVPSIGGYQLSQDGKKLVVFKDGKLFPMPASAPVAAMDKPVDLSGWNFAVQPREEWRQMFAEAWRLERDYFYDRNMHSVDWNRVRKQYEPLVDRVRDRSELSNLLAQMVSELSALHIFVYGGDNRRSPDSVGIGYLGGLLTRDAANGGFRIEKIYQGDPDYPETLSPLVRPGTELKAGDTILAVNGVDTMGAPDIGALLRNQAGKQVLLHVKDGITAKERDVIVRPISGGQANDLQYTDWEISRRRQVESASNNTIGYVHLRAMGSGDIATWERDFYPVFNRSGLIVDVRHNGGGNIDSWILEKLIRKAWFYWQPRIGNPYWNMQSAFRGHVVVLCDEGTGSDGEAFTEGIRRLGIGKIIGTRTWGGEVWLSSSNFLGDGGIATAAEYGVYGPEGKWLIEGHGVDPDFVVDNLPHATFLGKDAQLEAALAYLAKEIKDKPVPVPPAPKYPNKAFPQKKIG